TCCTGGCAGCGGACGAGAAGAAGACTGCCGACTTCGCGCTGACCAAGGACGCGAAGTCGGCGCAGAGCAACTTCACTTTCGGCAACATCGCCGACCCGCATGTGAACGCGCAACTCCCGGAACAGATCCAGGAAATCAACGCGACGGGCCAGGAACTCGGCTTCATCCAGGTAAGCGGTGACCTCACCAACAACGCCACCGACGCCGAATTCAACGCTTACAAGGCCGCCACCGCCCTGTCCAAGGTTCCGGTGTGGCCTGCCGTGGGCAACCATGAATACGCCTCCGGAACCGGCTACGCCAACCGCATCAACAACTACCGCAACCACGTGGGCCCCGAGTGGTACTCCTTTGACTACGGGAACCGCCACTTCCTGGTGCTTGAAAACAACGGCAGCGCCCCCTTCGACGAGCAGCTGGCGTGGGCAAAAGAAGACCTGGCCAAGAACGTCGGGGACAAGGAACTGGTGGTCCTGGCACACCAGCCGATGAACGTGCCCTTCGGCTCGCAGAACATGTACGACCAGTACGGCGCCCTGCTGGAGCAGTACAAAGCCCAGCTCATCCTGGTAGGCCATGAGCACTCCAACGACGTGGAGCCGGACAGTGCGTTCGCGGGCACTGCCAAGCACGTCCAGACCACCTCGAGCTCCTACAGCATCGACAACTCACCTCGCGGCTTCCGCTACGTGTCCATGACGGACGAATCCTTCGAAAACCCGGTCCGCAACTACGGCGCGGAGAAGGACCTGACCATCACCAGCCCGGCTGACGGCAGCACCGTTCCCCTGGACGGTTTTCCGGGCATCCAGGCGAACGCCTACGACACCACGGACGCTCCCGTGAAGGCCCAGTTCAGGATCGACGGCGGTAACTGGCGCCCGCTGGCATCCACCGGCGAGTTCACCTGGCATTCCGACCTGCAGGGTGACCTGCGGAAGGTGGGCAAGCACACCCTCGAGGTCCAGGCCACGGACGCCACCGGAGCCTCTTGGACCAAAACCTCTACATTCACCTTCACCGCTGACAAGGCCATCACCCCGGTGAAGGGCGCCGACTGGTCACAGCACCACGGCGACCAAGGCCACACCGGCGTCACGGCAGACCGCATTGATGCAGGACAGCGCCTGGCCTGGTCCTACCGGACGGAGGGCACCTTCCTGACGGGTTCACCCGCGATCGTCAACGGCGTGGTCTACGCCGGCACCCGGGACGAGAACGGCGAGGGCAACAGCGCGGTGCACGCAGTGGACCAGGCCACCGGCAAGCAGCTGTGGAGCTACACGGTGCCGTCCTCGGTGCACGGAAGCATCGCCGTCTCCGACGGGCTGGTCTTTGTTCCCACCCTCCGCGGCAGCCTCTTCGCCGTTGACGCCGCCACGGGGCAGCTGAAGTGGCAGCATGATCCGGAGCCCGCGCCCGAAGGCTACAACCAGCGCACGTACGGCTACTACGGCGTGACCGTGGCCGACGGCAAGGTCCTCTACCCGTACCAGACGCGCCACGGCGAAGCGAAGCAGGGGCTCCTGATAGCCCTGGACGTGAAGACCGGCTCGCGGGTATGGGCTTCGCCGATGAGCGGCAGCACCATGAGTGACGGAACGCCTGCAGTGGCCGATGGCCGCGTGTACGTGGGCAACCAAACGGCGGACCGCGTCATGGCCTACGACCTGGCTACCGGCCAGTCGCTGTGGACAGGAGCTGCCACCCTGGGCGGCTGGCAGGACGGCATTCCCTCCGCAGCTGACGGCCGCGTCTACATCGGCTCCGGCAACGGGATCATTGCCCGGGACGGCGCCACAGGCCAGACCCTGTGGACCTACCGGAGCCAGCACCCGTCCTTGGTCAACGGCAACGCCACCCCGGCCGCGCCCGCCATTGCCGGCAATGTCATTTACATGGGCTTCCCCTCGGGTGCCGTGACGGCCCTGGACGCCACCACCGGCGCAGTGCTGTGGGACCGGCTGCTTCCCGGTGAGCGGTACCGGGGAGGCGTGCACACCTCGCCTGCGCTGAGCGGTGACACCCTTTTCGTCGGAGCGAACAACGGCAACTTCTACGCCCTGGATGCCCGCACCGGCCAGCCCCTCTGGCAGCACAACATCGGCACATGGGTGGCAGCGGGCCCCGCAGTCAGCGGCAACACCGTTGTGGCAGGCGCCCTGGACGGCAACCTCTACGCCTTCACCCCCGGCGGCACCGCCGCCGAACGTTGGTCCTCCGTTTCGGGGACGGTAACCCAGGCGGGCACCGGCCAACCGGCGTCAGGGATCACCGTCCAGGTGATGCGTGACGGCGTCCCGGCGGGCACCACCACCACCGCAACTGACGGAACGTACCGGCTCGGCCTTGAACAGGGCGCCGGCACATACACTGTCCAGGCTGCCCAGCTCGGTTCGGCCACAGCCGCCAAGCAGATCGAAGTGCCGGCAGGGCAGTCACCAACCGTGGACCTTGAATTGCGACCGGTGAACGTGGATGCCAGCACGGGCAAGCGCCTGGCCGGCAGCCTGGTGGAAGCCGGAGTCCAGGACATCGTGATCGAAAACAGGAAACTGGCCCTGGCCATTTCCAGGGTGTTCAATGACCCGCAACTGGACCAGTCCACTGCCGGCAAGCCGCTGGACATGGCCATCACCGGCCAGCCGGACCAGTTGGACTGGATCAACCTGCCGTACGTTGCCACAGCTGAACCTACAGGCGGGAATGCGTGGGCGCAGACCCAGGTCCGCACCGATTCCGTGGAAATCCTGGAGAACACCGGCGAGCGCGCCGTTGTCCGGGCATCGGGTACCTCCGCGGAGCACCCGGGACTCATGGTGACCACAACCTATTCGGCGAATGCCGGGGACCAGTGGATCACGGCGAAATCAGAATTCCGGAACACCTCCCAGGCTGCGCTTCCGCTCTGGGTTGGTGACGCCATGGACCATGACGGCACCGGCCAGCGAAGCGGCGTGGCCGGCCACCCCGTAATCAACACGGGCACCGCGGCCAGCTATGAGCCCAACGGAAACTGGATCGGCCAGGCTGGAACAGGTGCGGACCAGCAGACGTACGGGCTGGTCTACACGGCGGAGAGCGGCAGGTTCACCGGATACGGCTTCCGCAACTGGATCATGAGCAAGTTCCAGGTTGAGATCCCCGCCGGCGGCAGCCACACCCTGGACCGCCGGATTGTGGTGGCACCCAACGGGGGAGCTGAAAACCCGTTCGCGGTACTCGACCAATTGGCCGCCCAATAGGTTAGGCACCACACAAGACCATCAGGGGGAGGGCCGGCTCACGGCACTCCCCCTGATGCGTTCCTGAAACAGGACCTCGTCGCGGTGATTTTGGGCGGTCGCCCGCCGACCACCTCGCTAATCATCCTTGTGCTCCTTTGCCAAAGGCGTATCGTGTCCGGCATGACTGCCGGTGCCGTCAACGGCTGAGAGAACTCCCCAACCCAAGTACCAGTAACACCGACACAAGATAAGGAAAATCCGTGAGCCACGAGCAGTCCCCCGGACAGCATGCCGCATCCCGCGAAGAACCACGGCCCGCCGAACTGAGGGTGGGCGTGGTAGGCATCGGCTGGGCCGGCCAGCAGCACCTGAAGGCCTACCACTCCCTTGACGGCGTCAGCATCGTTTCGCTTGCCGGCATGGAGCAGGAACTCCGCGACTCGCTGCAGGCCGAATACGCCATTCCGAACGGATTCGCGGACTGGAAAGACATGCTGGACCACGGCGGACTCGACGCCGTCAGCGTGGCAGTGCCAACCTTCCTGCACGCCCCCATCACCGTCGCCGCCCTGGAACGGGGAATCCACGTCCTGAGTGAGAAGCCCATCGCCCGCAACGCCGTCGAAGGCCAAGCCATGGTGGACGCTGCCCGCAAGGCCGGGCGCGTCTTGGACGTCGCCTTCAACCACCGCCGCCGCGGCGACATCCAGGCGCTGAAGGGCGTCATCGATGCGGGCGGGCTTGGCCGGCCGTACTACGCCAAGGCATCCTGGCTGCGCCGCTCCGGCATCCCTACCCTGGGCAGCTGGTTCACCAACCCGGAACTTGCCGGCGGCGGACCGCTCGCGGACATCGGCGTCCACGCCCTGGACTATGCACTGCACCTGCTGGGCGAACCGAAAGTTGTGGCAGTCTCCGCCGCCACCCACTCCGAGCTGGGCCCGCACGGGCGCGGCGGCGGCAGCGCCTACTCCGCCCTGGCATCCAGCCACGCGTTCGACGTGGAGGACTTCGCCTCGGCGTTCCTCCGGCTCGAGGGCGGCGGAACCCTGGTGATCGAGGCGAGCTGGGCCACCTACCGGGAAACGGACGACCTCCTGGACTTCACGGTTTACGGAACCGACGGCGGCGCGGAGCTCAAGGTGCAGGGCGCGCCTTTCCCGCCTGTGGGCCAGCTGCGGGTGTTCACGGACAAGGACGGCGAAAGCGCCGACTACGTCCCGCCGGTACTGCCCGGCCGCGCCCACGATGCAGTGGTGGAAGACTTTGTATCGGCAGTCCGCGGCGGCGGGGCAACCTGGGCAGAGCACGACGGCTCGCTGGCGCTCTACCGGGCCCAGATCATCGACGCGTGCTACAAGTCAGCGCTGGAGCAGAGGGAGGTTCGGCTCTAATGAACGGCAAACTGAGGATCCGGGTGTGGAACGAAGGTGTCCACGAGGCCATCAACGAGCCATCCCACATCGGGGAGATCTACCCTGAGGGCATCCATGGCGCCATCGCCGCGGGACTCCGTTCCTTCTACCCCGAGGCAGACATAACGACGGCGGTCCTGGCCACCGATGATCAGCATGGCCTTGACGAGGAGGTGCTCGCGGAGACGGACG
The Arthrobacter sp. PGP41 genome window above contains:
- a CDS encoding outer membrane protein assembly factor BamB family protein, translating into MKLTRPVPDAGSGKRNLRLALYAGTAALGGLVIAAPVSTAVGEALNPPLAAVSGTVFEDRNGNDAFDPGEPALPGVSVSDGATIAVTDANGKYSLETRTERRNTDIVFITQPAGYSVGTDEFMAPRFYRNLGLLAADEKKTADFALTKDAKSAQSNFTFGNIADPHVNAQLPEQIQEINATGQELGFIQVSGDLTNNATDAEFNAYKAATALSKVPVWPAVGNHEYASGTGYANRINNYRNHVGPEWYSFDYGNRHFLVLENNGSAPFDEQLAWAKEDLAKNVGDKELVVLAHQPMNVPFGSQNMYDQYGALLEQYKAQLILVGHEHSNDVEPDSAFAGTAKHVQTTSSSYSIDNSPRGFRYVSMTDESFENPVRNYGAEKDLTITSPADGSTVPLDGFPGIQANAYDTTDAPVKAQFRIDGGNWRPLASTGEFTWHSDLQGDLRKVGKHTLEVQATDATGASWTKTSTFTFTADKAITPVKGADWSQHHGDQGHTGVTADRIDAGQRLAWSYRTEGTFLTGSPAIVNGVVYAGTRDENGEGNSAVHAVDQATGKQLWSYTVPSSVHGSIAVSDGLVFVPTLRGSLFAVDAATGQLKWQHDPEPAPEGYNQRTYGYYGVTVADGKVLYPYQTRHGEAKQGLLIALDVKTGSRVWASPMSGSTMSDGTPAVADGRVYVGNQTADRVMAYDLATGQSLWTGAATLGGWQDGIPSAADGRVYIGSGNGIIARDGATGQTLWTYRSQHPSLVNGNATPAAPAIAGNVIYMGFPSGAVTALDATTGAVLWDRLLPGERYRGGVHTSPALSGDTLFVGANNGNFYALDARTGQPLWQHNIGTWVAAGPAVSGNTVVAGALDGNLYAFTPGGTAAERWSSVSGTVTQAGTGQPASGITVQVMRDGVPAGTTTTATDGTYRLGLEQGAGTYTVQAAQLGSATAAKQIEVPAGQSPTVDLELRPVNVDASTGKRLAGSLVEAGVQDIVIENRKLALAISRVFNDPQLDQSTAGKPLDMAITGQPDQLDWINLPYVATAEPTGGNAWAQTQVRTDSVEILENTGERAVVRASGTSAEHPGLMVTTTYSANAGDQWITAKSEFRNTSQAALPLWVGDAMDHDGTGQRSGVAGHPVINTGTAASYEPNGNWIGQAGTGADQQTYGLVYTAESGRFTGYGFRNWIMSKFQVEIPAGGSHTLDRRIVVAPNGGAENPFAVLDQLAAQ
- a CDS encoding Gfo/Idh/MocA family protein, which gives rise to MSHEQSPGQHAASREEPRPAELRVGVVGIGWAGQQHLKAYHSLDGVSIVSLAGMEQELRDSLQAEYAIPNGFADWKDMLDHGGLDAVSVAVPTFLHAPITVAALERGIHVLSEKPIARNAVEGQAMVDAARKAGRVLDVAFNHRRRGDIQALKGVIDAGGLGRPYYAKASWLRRSGIPTLGSWFTNPELAGGGPLADIGVHALDYALHLLGEPKVVAVSAATHSELGPHGRGGGSAYSALASSHAFDVEDFASAFLRLEGGGTLVIEASWATYRETDDLLDFTVYGTDGGAELKVQGAPFPPVGQLRVFTDKDGESADYVPPVLPGRAHDAVVEDFVSAVRGGGATWAEHDGSLALYRAQIIDACYKSALEQREVRL